A part of Amycolatopsis lurida genomic DNA contains:
- a CDS encoding TetR/AcrR family transcriptional regulator → MASKVRAALSLSLIVETAIKVADEGGLEAVTMRGVGQRLNATGMALYRHVANREALIELMIDQVVKEFAYPEGRPEHWRDALQAAARQDWRSYFAHPWMLAATATAKPPMGPNMLASMEWSLATFDGLGLSGAEKLYLLGVVNSYGQGLALSWGHGFLARGEDREDAAEWWMANLPGEGEVETSPRYSRLLEVTKSLGVSPASEGYIDDEFEFGLQRVLDGIQVYLDSRG, encoded by the coding sequence GTGGCATCGAAGGTTCGGGCGGCCCTGTCGCTGTCGCTGATCGTCGAGACCGCGATCAAGGTCGCCGACGAAGGCGGCCTTGAAGCGGTCACGATGCGCGGGGTGGGGCAGCGGCTCAACGCCACGGGGATGGCGCTCTATCGCCATGTGGCGAACCGGGAAGCGCTGATCGAGTTGATGATCGATCAGGTGGTGAAGGAGTTCGCCTACCCGGAGGGCAGGCCGGAGCATTGGCGCGACGCGTTGCAGGCGGCGGCTCGGCAGGATTGGCGTTCCTACTTCGCCCACCCTTGGATGCTGGCCGCGACGGCGACGGCGAAACCCCCCATGGGGCCCAACATGCTCGCTTCGATGGAGTGGTCGCTGGCGACCTTCGACGGGCTCGGGCTTTCGGGTGCCGAGAAGCTCTACCTGCTCGGCGTGGTGAATTCCTATGGTCAGGGGCTGGCGCTGAGCTGGGGCCACGGCTTTCTTGCCCGTGGGGAAGACCGGGAGGATGCCGCGGAGTGGTGGATGGCGAATCTTCCCGGTGAGGGAGAGGTCGAGACATCGCCGCGGTATTCGCGGTTGCTCGAGGTCACCAAGTCACTGGGGGTGAGCCCGGCCTCCGAGGGATACATCGACGACGAGTTCGAATTCGGCCTCCAGCGGGTGCTCGACGGAATTCAGGTTTACCTCGACAGCCGAGGCTGA
- the accD gene encoding acetyl-CoA carboxylase, carboxyltransferase subunit beta, which translates to MKVTAADGVAGESSWSLCSGCRRVVYRKRLERESLVCPECGFHQRLTALERIGQLFDEGSVRMLGQPVPSADVLGFTDTVPYPERLAAAKARTGLDEAVVVAEAAVNGRPLVAAVMDFRFLGGSLGAGVGTLIVAAAETALRRRIPLLLVCASGGARMQEGALALMQMARTSQALAELDEAGILTLSVITDPTYGGVAASFALLADVVLAEPGARLGFAGRRVIEQTIRQRLPDGFQTAEFLAERGLIDGVRSRNALRDSLTRLLAAAGPAAEPGPGTGGAVVIRDHTELAAGDPWAAVRSARDLGRPTTLDLISRVFTDFEELRGDRLGGDCAAVVGGPARLDGLPVMVVGQQKGHTAAELAARNYGMPSPQGYRKAARLMRLAEKLGLPVITLVDTPGAYPGVTAEEDGQAFAIADNLRLLSGLAVPVVTVITGEGGSGGALALAVADEVLMFSGAVYSVITPEGCAAILWNDPTMASAAARALRVDARELLRLGVVDGVILEPEGGNQADPAMAAEGLRGALVPAIRRLAGFGPDELVRGRRARFRAFDGAVGTAVTEEWSAER; encoded by the coding sequence ATGAAAGTGACGGCGGCGGACGGGGTGGCCGGGGAGAGTTCTTGGTCGCTCTGCTCCGGATGTCGCCGGGTGGTCTATCGCAAACGGCTGGAGCGAGAATCGCTGGTATGCCCCGAATGCGGTTTCCATCAGCGGCTCACCGCACTCGAACGTATCGGACAGCTGTTCGACGAAGGATCGGTCCGGATGCTGGGACAGCCGGTGCCCAGCGCCGACGTACTCGGATTCACCGACACGGTCCCCTACCCGGAACGCCTGGCCGCGGCCAAGGCCCGCACCGGGCTGGACGAGGCGGTCGTGGTGGCCGAGGCCGCCGTGAATGGCCGACCGCTGGTCGCCGCGGTGATGGATTTCCGTTTCCTTGGCGGAAGTCTGGGCGCCGGAGTCGGCACGCTGATCGTCGCCGCCGCGGAAACGGCGCTGCGGCGACGGATTCCCCTGCTGCTGGTGTGCGCCTCGGGAGGTGCCCGCATGCAGGAGGGCGCGCTGGCCCTGATGCAGATGGCGCGGACGAGCCAGGCGCTGGCCGAACTCGACGAGGCCGGGATCCTCACCCTGTCGGTGATCACCGATCCCACCTACGGGGGTGTCGCGGCCTCGTTCGCGTTGCTGGCGGACGTGGTGCTGGCGGAGCCGGGCGCCCGCCTCGGGTTCGCCGGCCGCCGCGTGATCGAGCAGACGATCCGCCAGCGGCTTCCCGACGGCTTCCAGACCGCGGAGTTCCTCGCCGAGCGCGGGCTGATCGACGGCGTCCGGTCACGGAACGCGCTGCGGGACAGCTTGACGCGGCTGCTGGCGGCCGCCGGGCCGGCCGCGGAGCCCGGACCCGGGACGGGCGGTGCCGTGGTCATCCGCGACCACACCGAATTGGCCGCCGGTGATCCGTGGGCGGCGGTGCGCTCCGCCCGTGATCTCGGCAGGCCGACCACTTTGGATCTGATCAGCCGGGTCTTCACCGATTTCGAGGAGCTGCGCGGGGACCGCCTCGGCGGGGACTGCGCCGCGGTGGTCGGCGGGCCCGCCCGGCTGGACGGCTTGCCGGTGATGGTCGTCGGCCAACAGAAGGGGCACACCGCGGCCGAGCTGGCCGCCCGCAACTACGGCATGCCCTCCCCGCAGGGGTATCGCAAGGCCGCGCGGCTGATGCGCCTGGCGGAGAAGCTCGGGCTCCCGGTGATCACCCTGGTGGACACTCCCGGCGCCTATCCCGGCGTGACCGCGGAGGAGGACGGCCAGGCTTTCGCCATCGCCGACAACCTGAGGTTGTTGTCCGGCCTCGCGGTCCCGGTGGTCACCGTGATCACCGGCGAGGGCGGTAGCGGCGGCGCTCTCGCACTGGCCGTCGCCGACGAGGTGCTGATGTTCTCCGGCGCGGTGTACTCGGTGATCACCCCGGAGGGCTGCGCGGCGATTCTCTGGAACGACCCGACGATGGCCTCGGCCGCGGCGAGGGCGCTGCGCGTGGACGCGCGGGAGCTGCTCCGGCTCGGAGTGGTCGACGGGGTGATCTTGGAGCCGGAAGGCGGCAATCAGGCCGATCCGGCGATGGCGGCGGAGGGGCTTCGTGGCGCGCTGGTCCCCGCGATCCGGCGGCTGGCCGGATTCGGTCCGGACGAGCTGGTGCGCGGACGTCGCGCCCGGTTCCGGGCCTTCGACGGTGCGGTGGGTACGGCGGTTACCGAGGAATGGAGCGCGGAGCGATGA
- a CDS encoding acetyl-CoA carboxylase biotin carboxyl carrier protein, with translation MTQSWTEHLAREFGGRTGNGAGLGALDERRESHGELLEQVRETALRLVTATPVPPRSLRLRAGEVSVEMDWPDSSAPVPATAVEPRAVAVTEPAGDTALGEVCSTTVGVFYHAPEPGAPPFVEPGDRIEPGRQIGVIEVMKLMVAVTADEAGTAVELLAANGESVEFGQPLLSFRRD, from the coding sequence ATGACACAGAGCTGGACCGAACATCTGGCGCGTGAGTTCGGCGGCCGCACGGGCAACGGCGCCGGTCTCGGAGCATTGGACGAGCGACGGGAGAGTCACGGCGAACTCCTGGAGCAGGTGCGGGAAACCGCGCTGCGGCTGGTGACCGCCACCCCGGTCCCACCGCGGTCACTGCGGCTGCGGGCCGGTGAGGTGTCGGTGGAGATGGACTGGCCGGACTCGTCCGCCCCGGTCCCGGCGACGGCCGTGGAGCCGCGGGCGGTGGCCGTCACGGAACCCGCCGGGGACACCGCGCTCGGTGAGGTGTGCTCGACCACCGTCGGCGTCTTCTACCACGCGCCCGAACCGGGTGCGCCGCCTTTCGTCGAGCCCGGAGATCGAATCGAGCCCGGACGGCAGATCGGGGTGATCGAGGTGATGAAGCTGATGGTCGCGGTGACGGCGGACGAGGCGGGGACGGCCGTCGAACTGCTCGCCGCGAACGGCGAATCGGTGGAATTCGGCCAGCCGCTGCTCTCCTTCCGTCGCGACTGA
- a CDS encoding acetyl-CoA carboxylase biotin carboxylase subunit, giving the protein MFSKVLIANRGEIALRVARTCRELGIGVVAVYSTADRDSAVVRYADESVHIGPEAARDSYLSIPALIEAARRTGATAIHPGYGFLSEDPDFAEVCRENGIVHIGPPAEVIARLGDKPAARTLMAEVGLPMLPGSLGPLPTVAAAQETADEIGYPVIIKAAAGGGGRGMRIVHEADEFAAAYRETAAGAQLLFGDSRVYVERYLPISRHVEIQVLADQYGEVIALGERDCSVQRRHQKLIEESPAPGLPAEVVDRMQQVAVAGAKAAGYVGAGTFEFLLAPDGAFYFMEVNCRIQVEHPVTEMMTGVDLVAEQIRIAAGEPLTVRPPATRPPGAAIECRINAEDADRDFVPTPGVLTEFVPAGGPFVRVDTHGFPGYRVPAGYDSLLAKLIVWAPTRAEAVRRMDRALAEFRVEGPGVRTTSEFLRDVLRDPEFRSGTHSSDIVGRVLESRKEVLGVSAAAAER; this is encoded by the coding sequence GTGTTCAGCAAGGTCTTGATCGCCAACCGGGGTGAGATCGCCCTGCGTGTCGCGCGCACCTGCCGGGAGCTGGGCATCGGGGTGGTGGCCGTGTACTCCACGGCCGACCGGGACTCCGCGGTGGTCCGGTACGCCGACGAGTCCGTCCACATCGGACCAGAAGCGGCCAGGGACAGCTACCTCAGCATCCCCGCGCTCATCGAAGCGGCCCGGCGCACCGGCGCCACCGCGATTCACCCCGGTTACGGATTCCTCTCCGAAGACCCGGATTTCGCCGAGGTCTGCCGGGAGAACGGGATCGTCCACATCGGACCGCCGGCCGAGGTGATCGCCCGGCTGGGGGACAAACCGGCGGCCAGGACGCTCATGGCCGAGGTGGGCCTGCCCATGCTGCCGGGCAGCCTCGGCCCGCTTCCGACGGTGGCCGCCGCCCAGGAGACGGCCGACGAGATCGGCTATCCGGTGATCATCAAGGCCGCGGCGGGCGGCGGTGGCCGGGGGATGCGGATCGTGCACGAAGCGGACGAGTTCGCCGCGGCCTACCGCGAAACCGCCGCTGGTGCGCAGCTGCTCTTCGGCGATTCCCGGGTGTACGTGGAGCGGTACCTGCCGATCTCCCGTCACGTCGAGATCCAGGTACTCGCCGATCAGTACGGGGAGGTGATCGCGCTCGGCGAGCGCGACTGTTCGGTCCAGCGGCGGCATCAGAAACTGATCGAGGAGAGCCCTGCCCCCGGGCTGCCCGCCGAAGTGGTCGACCGCATGCAGCAGGTCGCCGTGGCCGGGGCCAAGGCCGCGGGGTACGTCGGCGCGGGCACCTTCGAATTCCTGCTCGCCCCCGACGGGGCCTTCTACTTCATGGAGGTGAACTGCCGGATCCAGGTGGAGCACCCGGTGACCGAGATGATGACCGGCGTCGACCTGGTCGCCGAGCAGATCAGGATCGCCGCCGGCGAGCCGCTCACCGTGCGCCCGCCGGCGACCCGGCCGCCGGGCGCGGCGATCGAATGCCGCATCAACGCCGAGGACGCCGACCGTGATTTCGTGCCGACACCGGGGGTGCTGACCGAGTTCGTGCCCGCCGGCGGGCCGTTCGTCCGGGTGGACACGCACGGGTTCCCCGGTTACCGGGTTCCGGCCGGGTACGACTCCCTGCTGGCCAAGCTGATCGTCTGGGCGCCCACACGGGCCGAGGCCGTGCGCCGGATGGACCGCGCGCTGGCCGAGTTCCGCGTCGAAGGGCCCGGGGTGCGCACCACCTCGGAATTCCTCCGCGACGTCCTGCGCGATCCCGAGTTCCGTTCGGGAACGCATTCGTCCGACATCGTCGGCCGTGTGCTGGAGAGCCGTAAGGAGGTGCTGGGGGTTTCCGCGGCCGCGGCTGAGCGCTGA
- a CDS encoding AfsR/SARP family transcriptional regulator, whose translation MLDDDGPPVFRVLGSVEILGQERPFIPRARKVHQLLALFLLRAGRVVHTDMLINELWPERLPRSARSTAQTYVYQLRRALETSGLPGSGDELLVTKAPGYILRIPEQRIDVYRFRALAARGRAAMDDRRHEDAARLFREALDLWSEQPVADVNCGPLLTAHVLDLNEQRRNVRQLRIQAEIEAGMHHEVIGELRSLAADNPLDEGLHGQLMRVLGRSGRRGDALDAYQNIRSALVEQLGLEPNAELRRLHQELLTAD comes from the coding sequence GTGCTCGACGACGACGGGCCGCCGGTGTTCCGGGTGCTCGGTTCGGTGGAGATCCTCGGCCAGGAACGGCCGTTCATCCCCAGGGCGCGCAAGGTGCACCAGCTGCTCGCGCTCTTCCTGTTGCGGGCAGGCCGGGTGGTGCACACCGACATGCTCATCAACGAGCTCTGGCCGGAGCGACTGCCCCGCAGCGCCAGGTCCACCGCGCAGACCTACGTGTATCAGCTGAGGCGGGCGCTGGAAACCAGTGGCCTGCCCGGCAGTGGTGACGAGCTCCTGGTCACCAAGGCGCCGGGCTACATCCTCCGGATTCCGGAGCAGCGGATCGACGTGTACCGCTTCCGGGCACTGGCCGCCAGGGGGCGGGCCGCGATGGACGACCGGCGCCACGAGGACGCCGCCCGGCTGTTCCGGGAGGCGCTGGACCTGTGGTCGGAGCAACCGGTCGCCGACGTCAACTGCGGGCCGCTGCTCACCGCGCACGTGCTGGATCTCAACGAGCAGCGCCGGAACGTCCGGCAGTTGCGCATCCAGGCCGAGATCGAGGCGGGCATGCACCACGAGGTGATCGGCGAACTCCGATCGCTGGCGGCCGACAATCCGCTCGACGAAGGACTGCACGGACAGCTGATGCGGGTGCTGGGCCGCAGCGGCCGCCGGGGTGACGCGCTGGACGCCTACCAGAACATCCGCTCGGCGCTGGTCGAGCAACTGGGGCTGGAACCCAACGCCGAACTGCGGCGGCTGCACCAGGAACTGCTGACCGCGGACTGA
- the rfbA gene encoding glucose-1-phosphate thymidylyltransferase RfbA: MKGIILAGGNGTRLYPVTLTTSKQLLPVYDKPMIYYPLSVLMLAGIREVLIISAPAELGNFERLLGDGGDLGLRITYAVQDEPRGLADAFLIGADHIGDGPVTLILGDNIFHGPGFPDLLRDAAQALDGCVLFGYPVRDPERYGVGEVDDRGRLVSLEEKPERPRSNRAITGLYMYDGDVVEIARGLTPSARGELEITDVNIEYLNRGKARLVDLGRGFSWLDTGTHESLTSASLYVQTLEERQGVRIACIEEIALRMGFIDAEACYRLGERLSKSPYGKYVMEIAAPAPLLRAVR; encoded by the coding sequence GTGAAGGGCATCATCCTCGCCGGCGGGAACGGAACCCGGCTGTACCCGGTCACGCTGACCACTTCCAAGCAGCTGCTGCCGGTTTACGACAAACCCATGATCTATTACCCGCTCTCGGTGCTGATGCTGGCCGGGATCCGCGAGGTGCTGATCATTTCGGCCCCGGCGGAGCTGGGGAACTTCGAGCGCCTGCTCGGCGACGGTGGCGATTTGGGGCTGCGGATCACCTATGCGGTGCAGGACGAACCGCGGGGATTGGCCGACGCGTTCCTGATCGGCGCGGACCACATCGGCGACGGCCCGGTGACGTTGATCCTGGGGGACAACATCTTTCACGGTCCGGGTTTCCCGGATCTGCTGCGGGACGCGGCGCAGGCGCTCGACGGCTGCGTCCTGTTCGGTTATCCGGTTCGGGATCCGGAACGCTACGGGGTCGGTGAGGTCGACGACCGGGGCCGCCTGGTCTCACTCGAGGAAAAACCGGAACGGCCGCGGTCGAACCGGGCGATCACCGGTCTCTACATGTACGACGGTGACGTCGTGGAAATCGCGCGCGGGCTGACTCCGTCCGCGCGTGGCGAGCTGGAGATCACCGATGTCAACATCGAATACCTGAACCGGGGAAAAGCGCGCCTGGTCGATCTCGGCCGGGGTTTCTCCTGGTTGGACACCGGGACGCACGAGTCGCTCACCTCGGCCAGTCTGTATGTCCAGACGCTGGAGGAGCGGCAAGGCGTCCGCATCGCGTGCATCGAGGAAATCGCTCTGCGTATGGGTTTCATCGACGCGGAGGCCTGTTACCGGCTGGGTGAACGGCTCTCGAAATCGCCTTACGGAAAGTACGTGATGGAAATCGCGGCGCCCGCCCCGTTGCTGCGCGCGGTGCGCTGA
- a CDS encoding NDP-hexose 2,3-dehydratase family protein has product MFDDLADFHTWFAERRAANHYEVSAVPVDRIEGWRTEPETGDLVHHTGKFFAVRGLEVGTDHRETAAWTQPIIHQPEIGILGIVVKVVRGEVWCLLQAKMEPGNINLVQLSPTVQATRSNYTRVHRGNAVPYLEHFVAPREGRVALDVLQSEQGSWFLSKRNRNMIVEVPEDPAPREDFCWLSTSQIAELLRVPNLVNMDARTVLSGLPFFHAPELTEGLPAEQDGRPLHTTGQLLSWFTGCRARYQLNRRFVPLAGLPGWRRIGGEIIDEGKRFFSVTGVRVEASSREVGSWSQPMLRPVERGVIGFLGRHIDGVFHVLVHARTEAGTQDVVEMAPTVTCIPASYAGLPAARRPRYLRDLEEAAARGALVDVVHSEEGGRFYHAENRYVVADVGPDFGLDVPEDYCWMTPRQLTGFLRYGNHVNVAARCLLSCFPSAPALATR; this is encoded by the coding sequence GTGTTCGATGACCTGGCTGATTTCCACACTTGGTTCGCCGAACGGCGGGCCGCCAATCACTACGAGGTGTCCGCCGTGCCGGTCGACCGGATAGAGGGCTGGCGGACCGAGCCGGAAACCGGCGATCTGGTGCACCACACCGGGAAGTTCTTCGCCGTCCGCGGCCTGGAGGTCGGCACCGACCACCGCGAGACGGCGGCCTGGACGCAGCCGATCATCCACCAGCCCGAGATCGGCATCCTCGGCATCGTGGTCAAGGTCGTGCGCGGTGAGGTCTGGTGCCTGCTGCAGGCCAAGATGGAACCGGGCAACATCAACCTGGTCCAGCTCTCCCCGACGGTACAGGCCACGCGGAGCAACTACACCCGCGTGCACCGGGGGAACGCGGTGCCGTACCTGGAGCATTTCGTCGCGCCACGGGAAGGCCGGGTGGCGCTCGACGTGCTGCAATCGGAACAGGGCTCGTGGTTCCTCAGCAAGCGCAATCGGAACATGATCGTGGAGGTGCCGGAGGATCCGGCTCCCCGCGAGGATTTTTGCTGGCTCTCCACGAGCCAGATCGCCGAACTGCTCCGAGTGCCCAACCTGGTCAACATGGACGCCCGCACCGTGCTTTCCGGGCTTCCGTTCTTCCACGCTCCGGAGCTGACCGAGGGACTGCCCGCCGAACAGGACGGCCGTCCGCTGCACACCACCGGGCAACTGCTGAGCTGGTTCACCGGATGCCGGGCCCGCTACCAGCTGAACCGCCGCTTCGTGCCGCTCGCGGGTTTGCCGGGCTGGCGTCGTATCGGCGGCGAGATCATCGACGAGGGCAAGCGGTTCTTCTCGGTGACGGGTGTCCGGGTCGAGGCGTCCAGCCGGGAAGTGGGGTCGTGGTCGCAGCCGATGCTGCGTCCGGTGGAACGCGGGGTCATCGGCTTCCTCGGCCGTCACATCGACGGAGTGTTCCACGTGCTGGTGCACGCCAGGACCGAGGCGGGCACGCAGGATGTCGTGGAGATGGCGCCCACGGTGACCTGCATCCCGGCCAGCTACGCCGGGCTGCCCGCCGCGCGCCGTCCGCGGTATCTGCGCGACCTGGAGGAGGCGGCGGCCCGCGGCGCGCTGGTGGACGTGGTGCATTCCGAGGAGGGCGGCCGGTTCTACCACGCGGAGAACCGCTACGTGGTCGCCGACGTCGGCCCGGATTTCGGCCTGGACGTGCCCGAGGACTACTGCTGGATGACCCCGCGTCAGCTGACCGGGTTCCTGCGGTACGGCAACCACGTCAACGTGGCGGCCCGGTGCCTGCTCAGCTGCTTCCCCAGTGCGCCCGCACTGGCCACCCGGTGA
- a CDS encoding NAD-dependent epimerase/dehydratase family protein: MLRFPESKPEPKIVVLGSSGLIGSAVTAALARRPVRLRAVARRRTAIPAVRAGEVEVRSADLTDPERLREVVADADVLFHLVKDSAGWRTAEEDPGCERVTVGVLRNLVEVLRSRRSAGPPPLVLHSGAASQAGVLDEPADGSQPDRPGSVYDRHKLAAERLLMAATAEGVLRGISLRLPTVYGPDPAPDVPDLGVISTMIRRALNGAELPLWHSGIVRRDLLHVADVAAAFMSALDHADALVGGHWVIGSGQGWDLADAFERVAATVAEHTGSDPVPVRRVLPPAHTPITDFASLTVDPAAFRTITGWEPRLPFAEGLRHTVAVMHRRAVAGTKKVPVAEGKQMYGTEASEIYDVVYTLRGKDYAAESKQIAELVRARNPRASSLLDVACGTGGHLVYFDELFGEAEGLELSGEMLEIGRERLPGIPMHQGDMREFDLGRRFDVVVCMFASISHVGSEEEMARTVRRFAAHLNPGGVVAIDPWWFPDNFIDGYVSSDVLTPDERTIARISHAWREGDQSKMDVHYVVASAEGGARHFQERYQYQLFSREQYENALRAAGFTVEYIEGVQYGPGLFVGVLQGEGE; encoded by the coding sequence GTGTTGAGGTTTCCCGAGTCGAAACCCGAGCCGAAGATCGTCGTGCTGGGTTCCTCCGGGCTGATCGGTTCCGCCGTCACCGCGGCGCTCGCCCGCCGCCCGGTCCGGCTTCGCGCGGTGGCCCGCCGCCGGACGGCGATTCCCGCCGTCCGGGCAGGCGAGGTGGAGGTGCGCAGCGCGGACCTGACCGATCCGGAGCGGCTGCGTGAGGTCGTCGCCGACGCCGACGTGCTCTTCCACCTGGTCAAGGACAGCGCGGGCTGGCGAACCGCGGAGGAGGACCCCGGCTGCGAACGGGTGACCGTCGGCGTGCTCCGGAACCTGGTGGAGGTGCTGCGGTCGAGGCGATCGGCCGGGCCACCACCGCTGGTGCTCCACAGCGGCGCCGCCTCACAGGCCGGTGTGCTGGACGAACCGGCCGACGGTTCCCAGCCGGACCGCCCCGGCAGCGTCTACGACCGGCACAAGCTGGCGGCCGAACGACTGCTCATGGCGGCCACCGCCGAGGGGGTGCTGCGCGGGATCAGCCTTCGCCTGCCCACCGTCTACGGGCCGGATCCGGCACCGGACGTGCCCGACCTCGGGGTGATCAGCACGATGATCCGGCGTGCGCTGAACGGTGCCGAACTTCCGTTGTGGCACAGCGGGATCGTCCGTCGTGACCTGCTGCACGTCGCCGACGTGGCCGCCGCGTTCATGTCCGCGCTGGACCACGCCGACGCCTTGGTCGGAGGGCATTGGGTGATCGGCTCCGGCCAGGGGTGGGACCTCGCCGACGCGTTCGAACGCGTCGCCGCCACCGTGGCCGAGCACACCGGTTCGGACCCGGTCCCGGTGCGGCGGGTGCTTCCGCCCGCCCATACGCCGATCACCGACTTCGCCAGTCTCACGGTGGATCCCGCCGCGTTCCGGACGATCACGGGCTGGGAGCCGCGGCTGCCGTTCGCGGAGGGCCTGCGGCACACCGTCGCGGTGATGCACCGGCGCGCGGTCGCCGGCACGAAGAAGGTACCCGTCGCCGAAGGGAAACAGATGTACGGAACCGAAGCGTCCGAAATCTACGACGTCGTCTACACCTTACGGGGCAAGGACTACGCGGCCGAGAGCAAGCAGATCGCGGAACTGGTCCGTGCCCGCAACCCGAGGGCGTCCTCGCTGCTAGACGTGGCCTGCGGCACCGGCGGGCATCTGGTCTATTTCGACGAGCTGTTCGGCGAGGCCGAGGGCCTCGAGCTGTCCGGGGAAATGCTGGAGATCGGCAGGGAACGGCTCCCCGGAATCCCGATGCACCAAGGCGACATGCGGGAATTCGACCTCGGCCGCCGGTTCGACGTCGTGGTCTGCATGTTCGCTTCGATCAGCCATGTCGGCAGCGAAGAGGAGATGGCGCGGACGGTGCGCCGGTTCGCCGCACATCTCAATCCCGGTGGCGTGGTCGCCATCGATCCCTGGTGGTTCCCGGACAACTTCATCGACGGGTACGTCAGCTCGGACGTCCTGACCCCCGACGAGCGCACCATCGCGCGGATCTCCCACGCCTGGCGCGAAGGCGATCAGTCCAAAATGGACGTCCACTACGTGGTCGCCAGCGCCGAAGGAGGCGCCCGTCACTTTCAAGAGCGCTATCAGTACCAGCTGTTCAGCCGTGAGCAATACGAGAACGCCTTGCGCGCGGCCGGTTTCACCGTCGAGTACATCGAAGGGGTCCAGTACGGGCCCGGCCTGTTCGTCGGGGTTCTCCAAGGAGAGGGCGAATGA